The following proteins are co-located in the Mycolicibacterium goodii genome:
- a CDS encoding EspA/EspE family type VII secretion system effector — MATFVDVYSSLNWANGLVLDHPKSLGEHTGWGLAGIGADFVGLLQPLAETGAKAFSNGRVAGAAATPIIQAGLLVMMGMSNTCGFGEPDKGGRFEQGADGFQHLAEALTSTVPPDTWEGESSDTYGTRNDEQLRRATRMAEADRSVKEALEDQARQIDVTRKMLDRCQTVLGLSIPAAIALNAVPGWGQAASLAFQAAAVAGTVPPAEWRYLDLIENSARNATVIRRAGAAYDQIAEDARA, encoded by the coding sequence ATGGCCACCTTTGTTGACGTCTACTCGTCGTTGAACTGGGCCAATGGACTCGTCTTGGACCATCCGAAGTCTCTTGGGGAGCACACCGGATGGGGTTTGGCCGGGATCGGTGCTGACTTCGTCGGTCTCCTCCAACCATTGGCCGAGACCGGCGCGAAGGCGTTCAGCAATGGCCGCGTCGCCGGCGCGGCCGCCACTCCCATCATCCAGGCCGGATTGCTCGTGATGATGGGCATGAGCAACACCTGCGGGTTCGGCGAACCTGACAAAGGCGGCCGTTTCGAGCAAGGCGCGGACGGTTTTCAACACCTCGCAGAAGCTTTGACCTCCACGGTTCCGCCCGACACCTGGGAAGGCGAATCGTCGGACACTTACGGCACACGCAACGACGAACAGCTGCGGCGGGCAACCCGCATGGCGGAGGCCGACCGCTCGGTCAAGGAAGCACTGGAGGATCAAGCCCGACAGATCGATGTCACACGAAAGATGCTCGACCGCTGCCAGACCGTTCTCGGTCTGTCCATTCCAGCTGCCATCGCGCTGAACGCCGTTCCCGGATGGGGCCAAGCCGCGTCACTGGCGTTCCAAGCCGCTGCAGTCGCTGGCACCGTCCCGCCTGCGGAATGGAGATACCTGGACCTGATCGAGAACTCCGCCCGAAATGCGACGGTGATCCGACGCGCCGGCGCAGCTTATGACCAGATTGCCGAAGA